From the genome of Blautia hydrogenotrophica DSM 10507:
GACCGGAGCCATCTCCACCTGCCAGTTTTTGAACTTCATCGGCAGAGACCAGATTAAAGTCTCCCTCTATAGAATGTTTCAAGCAGGATGCCGCTGCTGCGAAATCGACTGCTTCCTGAGAAGAACAACCGTTTAAGAGTGCACAGATGAGGCCGGCACCGAAGCTGTCGCCGCCTCCCACACGGTCTACGATGTGCATCTGGTATTTTTTGCTGAAGCAGAAGCGTTCTGCGTCATATAACATCGCGGACCAGTTATTGTCGCTGGCCGAAAGTGATTCTCTAAGGGTGATGGCGACCCTGGAGAAATGGAATCGCTCCATGAGCTGCCTTGCCACATCCTTGTATCCCTCCCGGGAAACCGCACCTTTTGAGACATCTGTGTCTGCTGCCCGGATTTCGAAGACATCGGCGGCGTCCTCCTCATTGGCGATGCAGACATCCACATATTGGCAGAGCTCCCCCATAATTTGACGGGCTTTTTCCTTTGACCATAATTTGTTCCTGTAATTTAGGTCACAGGAGATGGTCACGCCAGCTTCTTTGGCTGCTTTGCAGGCATCCAGGCAGGTAGCGGCAGCGCTGTCGCTCAAAGCAGGAGTGATTCCGGTAAAATGAAACCAATCTGCGTCGTGAAAAATTTCTTCCCAGTCGAAATCAGAGGAAGTGGCTGTGGAGATGGAAGAATTCGCTCGGTCATAGATCACCTTAGAGGGGCGTTGGGAGGCCCCTTTTTCTAAAAAATAGATTCCAATCCGATCACCGCCGCGGACGATATGGGTGGTATCTACTCCATATTTTCTCAAGGAGTTGACGGCCGCCTGCCCAATTTCATGATTCGGAAGCTTAGTGACGAATCTAGCATCAAAACCATAGTTGGCAAGAGAGACGGCCACATTCGCCTCACCTCCGCCGTAAGTAGCGCCAAAGGAGTCGGCTTGAATGAAACGGTGATAGCCTTCAGGAGCCAGGCGTAACATTATTTCTCCAAATGTAATGATTTTTTTCTTCATGTTAGTTACCTCTGCTTTCTTTTACGATTTCTATAGCTTCTTTTGTGAGAGCCTTGATTTTATCAAAGTTACCTGCCTGAATCAGATCATTTTTGACCATCCAGCTGCCGCCGCATGCTAGCACCCGGTCATATGTAAGATATTCTTTTACGTTTTGAGCATTGATTCCTCCGGTCGGCATAAACTTCATTCCCACGTAGGGAGCGGCGATGGCTTTGATGTAGGCGAGCCCGCCAGCTTGCTGAGCGGGAAAAAATTTTACCACATCCAAGTCATGCTCTATGGCTTGTTCCACATCGCTAGGAGTGGAGCAGCCAGGGATGATCGGTATGTTCTTTTTAGCACAGTGGCAGATGATTTTCGAGTTCAAACCAGGACTGACGATAAATTTTGCGCCGGCTAAGACGGCGCGGTCTACCTGTTCAGTCGTCAGGACAGTACCTGCTCCGATGAGCATATGTGGGAATTCTTTTGCCAGAATCCGTATGGAATCTTCAGCGGCATCGGTACGAAAGGTGATCTCCGCACAGGGCAGTCCGCCATCGCAAAGAGCCTGCGCCAGTGGTATGGCGTCCTTTGCGTTATCCAGCACGACCACAGGAACGATTCCAAATTCCTTGATTTTTTCCAGTAGTTGATTCATGAAATACCTCCTCTTATAGTTTTATAATATGAAACAAATATTTGAAAATGCGATTGGGTATATTATAAGTATATTTGATAAAAATGAAAAGTCAATGGGAAATATGTTGAAAATAAAGGAAATAATTTGTATATAAATGATATTTTGTGGAATTAAAAAGGAAAAATATGGTTTCATAATATGGAATAATAAAGAAAAAATGACAAAGAAAGGAAGATTTTATTGCGAGAATCTCTGAAGACGAAATTCAGCACACGCCAATATATGCTCTCAGAGGACTTTGAAATTTACTATTACAGCGACCGGTGTGTAAAGAAGATTGAAAATCATACACATTCTTACTGTGAATTTTATCTCTTTTTGGAGGGAAAGGTCTCCATGGTGATAGAAGGGGAACCCATTTCACTGAAAAAAGGAGATGTGGTGGTGATTCCTCCCGGTGTATCCCATTACGCGAGGGTGGAAGAGCCTAAGGAAACGTACAGTCGTTTTGTGTTTTGGGTAGGATCTAGCTATCTAAAAAGCCTGATAGACCAATCGCTGTCCTACGGCTATCTGGTGCGTCAGGCGACAGAGAATAAAAAATACAGATTCCACAACGATGTGATAGCATTTCACGGAATTCAGTCCAAGGTATTTCGGTTGATAGAAGAACTGCATTCAGAGAGATTTGGAAAAGAGGAGCAGGTTACCATCTGTGTCAGAGATTTGCTGCTGATTTTAAATAGATTGGGCAGTGAGACGGAAAATCCCAAACGGAGGCGGGAAGGGGAGAGCCTGTACCAAAATCTTTTGTGGTATATTGAAGAGCATCTAGGAGAGGAGCTGTCTCTAGAAAAGCTTGCCTCTGTCTTCTTTCTCAGCAAATATCACATCGCACATGTTTTTAAGGAAAATACAGGGGTGTCCGTCTGCCAGTACATTTTGAAGAAACGGCTGTTGGCTTGTAAAGAGGCGATGGCAGGGGAGGAGAATCTTACGCAGCTGTGCCGGCGTCTGGGATTTCAGGACTATTCCTGTTTTTACCGAGCATTCCGGAGAGAATTTGGCATGTCGCCAAGAGAGTACCGGGAAACGATGCAGCGGACAGAGTAGTTATCACTCAACCCTCATGTCGCCTGTCGGCGGCGCCTCCCCAAAGGTATAAGCTGCGGATTGCTCCGTGCGTTGCACTTCCGCAATCCTGACAGGTATTCGCGCTCCGGCGTATATGTCTGAGTGTTCATACCTGTTGCCCTGTCCAATGTCTGTGCGTCCTGGCAAGCTTGCTTGCCAGAATGCACAGCCGCTGTCCGGGAGCTATAAGCAGCGGATTGCTCCGTGCGTTGCACTCCCGCAATCCTGACAGGTATTCACACTGCGACGCATACGCCTGCGTGTTCATACCTGTTGCCCCGTCCAATGTCTGTACGTCCTGGCAAACTTGCTTGCCAGAATGCACAGCCGCTGTCCGGGAGCTTATACAGTATCTTAGCAAGAATCATAAAAATGACAGCAATATGAAAATTGACGCAGGAAATGTTTTTACGTATGATGGGTTATATATGAGGAACGGAAATTTCACATCGAGAAAGGAGAATGGCTGTGAGAGAATGTACGAGCGGGAGAGTGACAATACCGACAGATGTGGACGTGGTGAAAGAGACTTTGGAATTGGTGAAACGCTGGGGAGCGGACGCGATTCGTGACTGTGACGGCACAGATTACCCGGAAGAATTGAAAAATGTGAATGCAAAGGTGTATTCCACTTATTACACCACGAGAAAAGACAATGCATGGGCAAAGGCGAACCCGGATGAGATTCAGCAGATGTACATTATGACTCCTTTTTACACAGCAGTGGGGGGTGAGCTGAGAATACACTTGATGAATCATCTCTATCCGGATATGCTGAAGGTGAACGACCGGGATGATATCACAAGATGGTGGGAAGTCATCGACCGGACGACAGGAGAGGTGCTTCCTGTCAGTCAGTGGCGTTATGATTCAGCCAGCGGGGATGTGGTGATCGGCGGCGCGAAAGAGTTCCATGACTATACGGTGAGCTTTTTGGCGTACATTATGTGGGACCCGGTGCACATGTACAACGCTGTGACCAACGGTTGGACCAATTTTGAAAAACAGATCACCTTTGATGTGCGTCAGCCAAAGACTCATGCATATTCTATGGAGAGACTCAGAAAATATATTGAGGACAACCCACATGTGGACGTGCTTCGGTTTACCACATTTTTCCATCAATTTACGCTGATTTTTGATGAGCTGGCCCGTGAGAAATATGTGGACTGGTATGGTTATTCGGCATCTGTGAGCCCTTATATTCTGGAGCAGTTTGAGAAGGAAGTAGGGTATAAATTCCGTCCGGAATTTATCATCGATCAGGGTTATATGAACAATACGTACCGGATTCCTTCCAAGGAATTTCAGGATTTCCAGGCATTTCAGAGGAGAGAGGTCGCAAAGCTGGCTAAGGAGATGGTGGATATCACCCACGAGTGCAAGAAAGAGGCGATGATGTTCCTGGGAGACCACTGGATTGGAATGGAGCCTTTCATGGACGAGTTCAAGGAGATCGGTCTGGACGCCGTTGTGGGCAGCGTGGGAAATGGCTGTACCCTGCGGCTGATCAGCGACATTGAAGGAGTGAAGTATACAGAGGGAAGATTCCTGCCTTACTTCTTCCCGGATACCTTCCATGAGGGCGGAGATCCGGTAAAGGAGGCAAAGGTAAACTGGGTGACTGCCAGAAGGGCAATCCTTCGAAAACCCATTGACCGTATCGGATACGGCGGATATCTGAAGCTGGCGATGGAATTTCCGGAGTTTATCGACTATGTGGAGAGCGTATGCAAAGAGTTCCGAACACTGTATGAGAATATCAAGGGAACGACGCCGTACTGCATTAAGAAGGTGGCAGTCTTAAACTGCTGGGGAAAAATGCGTGCCTGGGGAAACCATATGGTTCATCACGCAATCTATTACAAACAGAATTACTCCTATGCAGGTGTGATCGAGGCGCTGAGTGGGGCACCTTTCGACGTGAAGTTTATCAGCTTTGACGATATCCGGGAAAATCCGGAGATTTTGGATGATATTGACGTGATTTTGAACGTGGGCGACGCGGACACAGCATATACGGGCGGTGAAAACTGGACGGACGAGAGGATTATCACAGCGGTTAAGCGGTTCGTGTATAACGGCGGAGGCTTTATCGGTGTAGGAGAGCCTGCTGCGCATCAGTATGAGGGTCACTTCTTCCAGCTTGCGACTATTATGGGTGTGGAGGAGGAAAACGGCTTCACACTGAATATGGATAAATATAACTGGGAGGAGCACGAGCACTTTATCACTGAGGACTGCAAGGGCGAGATTGATTTCGGCGAAGGAAAGAAAAACGTCTATGCCTACGAAGGGACGATGATCTTAAAGCAGAAAGACAAAGAGGTGCAGCTTGCGGTTAATGAGTTTGGAAAAGGACGCTGCGTCTACATCAGCGGACTTCCTTACAGTTTTGAGAATAGCCGGCTTTTGTACCGGTCCATTATCTGGTCATCACATGATGAGAAAGATCTGCATAAGTGGTTCAGCAGCAACTACAATGTGGAAGTACACGCCTATGTGAAAAACGGAAAGTACTGTGTGGTAAACAATACCTATGAACCCCAGAGTACGACTGTCTATAAAGGTGACGGCAGTAGCTTTGAGCTGGATTTAGATGCCAATGAGATTATATGGTATGAGATTTAGTTGAGAAAAAGGACACCGGAGATATCTCCTGGTGTCCTTTTGGCAGATATTTTTTTAGTTTTCAGACAGATGTTTCGGCATTTTGTTGCCGGTATTGAAGGGGAGTCATTCCATAATATTTGCGGAAGCTCTGAGTAAAGTAAGACTGGGAAGAGAAACCGGTAGATGAAGCAATATCGGAAACAGAGTGATCGGTATCTCTTAACAGAGTACAGGCGATTTTTAGCCGGCGTCGGTTTAAATACTGTATGGGTGAGAGGCCAGCGTATTTTGCAAAGGAATGAGCCATATAGTATTTATTCATATGGGTTAGACTAGTCAGGGTGTCTAACGTAATGCGCTCAGTGTAATTAGTGTCCAGATATTCCTTGATTTGCGCACATTCTTTCGTCATACGCTCAGAATTGATTGAGATGGGAATCAAGCGCTGGGAGCGGATGATTCTCAAAATCAGGATTTCTAACAAATTTTGGCAGATGATTTCGGACCCATAGTCATCGTTGCGCATCTCGTAGAGCATTTGGGCGAATATGTCAGAGACTGAGGATTGGTCTCGAAAATTGCAGAATGCCTGAATACCAGTCTGCCCGTTCTCAGCTAGGAATGAAATTTTATCAATACCGATTACATAATATTCCAAAGATTTACCTTTGACAGACTGCTCAGTGTGTTCCAGATAAGGTGGGATGATTACCAAGTCTCCAGTTTTAATATGGTGAGTTTCATTGCGAAACAGAAATTTTCCTTCTCCACTGACAACGTAAAAAAGTTCAGTGAAATGATGGGTGTGAAATACGCTATTCCAATCTTTGTCATCCTTAACTAAGGAGATGGATAAAAGCCGTGTGTTTAGTTTGGGGATATCGGTATCTTTGATGGAGTAATGACGATAGCTCATGTATACCTCCTTAAAACAGTTAGATAAAAGATATTAACTATTATTATAGTATAGATTTATTGAAAAAGACAATACATATGTACAAATAATAGAAGTATTTCTCTGAGAGGTTGGGAATCGTGGTTTTGGTGTTTCTAAAATGAGGAGAAGGTAACTTTTGTCTGCGGTAAATGTCATGTTTCAGGTTAAAAAAACAAAGTTAGTAAAAAATGTGTTGGATATGAGAGAATTACTAAGCCAAGAATATATACATCTGCGGAGGGAAAATAACTAAAAAATTTGTGTATAATGTATAAGGGGTGAAGATGATTCATGGGAAAGTATCAAACATTATTGCCGAAAAATGTTTTAAAATATAAAATATTTCCGATAAAATAGCAAGATATATAAAAGAAAAGCCAATATCCGTGTGGAAAACTGATTAGAAATGATTTATGATGAATGTATCAAAGAACAGGAGGAAAATATATGAAGAGGAGAGTTGTTAAGAGATTGCTTGCTTTATCTCTCGTATCTGCAATGACAGTTACCGGTTTGGCAGCATGCGGCGGCGGCGACAGCAGCAGCGGCAGCGGTGATACCGGCAGTGAGGCGGATGGCAGCGGCGATGGACAGGTTTTGAAGGTTGCAGCTTTCGAGGGAGGAAATGGAACGCAGATTTGGGAAGATATTAAGACTGCCTTTGAGGAAGAAAATGAGGGAGTTACCGTTGAGTTGGAAATGTCTTCTCAGCTGGACCAGGATTTGACAAAAGAGATCCGAAATGGGGAAGTTCCAGACGTTGTATATTATAACCTGGGACAGGAGAGCGGCTTTACTGAGACAATGCTGAAAGAAAAAGCAGTGGCCGATATCTCGGACGTATTTGATGATGAGTTGAAAGGAAAACTGATTGATGGTATTTTAGAAGGCACAGATGCTCAGCCATATGGGGACGGAAGCATTTACCTTGCACCGATTTTCTATACGCCAACTGGTTTTTGGTATAATAAGAATTTGATTGGCGAGGGCAAGAAATATGAACTCCCCACTACTTGGGACGAGTTCTTTGCTCTGGGAGATCAGGCGAAGGAAGACGGAATTGCGCTGTTTACATTCCCGCAGTCTGGCTATTTTGATGCTACCATGTATTCCATGTTAGAGCAGGCAGGCGGAATTGATTTCTACAATGCAGCTCTTACTTATGATGAGAATACCTGGACTTCCGACGAAGGAAGAAAGGTGTTGGATACGCTTGGAAAATTGGTGACTCCGGATTATACACAGGCGGACACCGTTGCAAATGCAAATGCTGACGGTGGATTTAAGATTAATCAGCAAAATGTCATTGACGGAAAAGCTTTGTTTATGCCGAACGGTAACTGGGTAATCGGAGAGATGGCAGCTTCCACACCGGATGATTATGAGTGGGGTATGATGCCGGCGCCGAAGTGGGAAGGAGACACCACACAGGCTGTCTATACGTTCACTGAGCAGATGTGGATTCCGGCTGATGCGGAAAATATAGATTTGGCAAAAGAGTTTGTGAAATTTATGTATTCTGATACAGTAGTTGATATTCTGCTGAACAATACGACGACAAATAAGGAGACTGGCGAGACGACTGCAGCGCCGATTGTGGCTCCTGTAAAAGGTGCGGCTGAGAAATTGCCAGAAGGAACAACAAAAGACTGCTATGAAGCATCTACGGCAGACGATGTGGTTGCAGTTACTGGAAAATGGGCAACTACTCAGCCAATCGAAGGACTGGATATGAAGAAAGCAGTTTACAGCCCTGTTGAATCCATCAATACTGGAGAGATGACGGTTGACGACTGGCAGAAACAGTTGGTGGAGACCTGGGAGAAATGTGCGGCTGCACTGGAGTAGGCAGACAGTTATAATCAGTGGGCGCAGAAAACGGTGAGTTATCATAACTCACCGTTTTTAAAAGAAAGGGGAAAACCAATGAATAGAAAACGGTCACAGGGAAGATTTGTTTTTGGGTGTGTAGCTCCAGCAGTGATCTTAGTAATACTGTTTATGTTCATTCCGACGGTCAACGTATTCCGTATGTCTTTGTTTCGAATGGGAGGTATTACAAACAAAAAAGAATTTGTGGGGATGCAGAATTTTAAAACTCTGCTGGGAGACAGAAATTTCCTGGAGGCAATGCAAAACTCCATTGTTATCATCGTAATGGTGACAATTTGTACAATTTTCCTGGCTGTACTTTTTGCGGCACTATTGTCAAGAGGAAATTTCAAGGGAAAAAACATTTTCCGAGTTATCTTTTATATTCCCAATATTTTGAGTATCGTGGTAATTGCAGGTATTTTCGGAGCAATCTATGACCCGAGTAATGGTCTTTTGAATACCTTTTTAAGGGCTATTCATCTGGATGGACTGGCTCATCAGTGGATGGGCGATCCGAAAATTGTATTGTATTCTGTTATTTTTGCCCTGGTATGGCAGGCGATTGGATATTACATGGTTATGTACATGGCTAGTATGGCGGCGATTCCTGAGGATTTGTATGAGGCTGCTTCTTTGGACGGCTCCACAGAAATCCAGACTTTCTTCAAAGTTACTCTGCCTCTGATCTGGACGAATATTCGAACGACTTTAACTTTCTATATTATCAGTACGATAAATTTAAGCTTCCTGTTTGTACAGATTATGACAAATGGCGGGCCGAATGGAAAGACAGAAGTATTTTTGAACTACATGTACAAACAGGCCTACGGAGCAGGCGTGTATGGATATGGTATGGCGATTGGTGTTGTCGTATTTATCTTCTCATTTGCTCTGGCGGCAATTGTGAATCGAATTACAGACAGAGAAGTCTTAGAGTTTTAGAAAGGGGAGTGTAAAGAAGTATGAAAAAGAACAACGCAAGCCGAATTCTCTACAAAGTGTTCATCTACGTAGCTCTCCTTGCATTGGCAATATCGATCATAGTGCCGGTGGCCTGGGTGTTTATGGCAAGCGTAAAGAAAAATGCGGAATTTATTGGAGCGGATGTAAACCCTTGGGCGCTGCCGAAACAATTTTTCTATCAGAACTTTATTGTGGCTTTCCGGGATGCGCAGATGGGGGAATTCTTCTTAAACTCAGTGCTGGTGACGGCTACGGCTTTAATTTTGTTGCTGATTATTGCGCTGCCGGCTTCTTACGCGCTGTCGCGTTTTGAGTTTAAAGGGAGAAAAATTTTAAATCTGGCATTTATGGCAGGACTATTCATCAATGTGAACTATATAGTAGTTCCGATTTTCCTGATGCTCAGCGATGCGAACAGAATGTTTCATGTGGAAATTTTCTTGGACAACCGATTTTTATTGGCGCTGATTTACGCATCGACGCATCTGCCGTTTACAATTTACCTGCTCAGCAGCTATTTCCGTACTTTGCCAAAAGGCTTTGAAGAAGCGGCATATATCGATGGCTGCGGATACTTTAAGACAATGACAAAGATTATGATCCCTATGGCAAAGCCGAGCATCATTACCGTGATTCTGTTCAGTTTCCTGGCATTCTGGAATGAATATATCATTGCATATACTCTGATGGATGAACACGGGACGTTAGCAATGGGCTTAAAGAATCTGATGGCAGTGGAGAGAACTGCGACAAATTATGGTATTATGTATGCCGGACTGGTGGTTGTAATGCTCCCAGTATTGATTCTGTATATCTGTGTTCAGAAGCAGCTGACAGAGGGAATGACTCTTGGCGGATTAAAAGGATAGGAGGGAAATAATAATGAATCCTGTGATCAGAAATGTTATCATGCTGGTTGTGTTTGTTGTTTGCCTCGCTCTTGTCCTTGTGGGGCAGAAAAATATCAGTGCGACGGGCCTGGCTATGGAACTTGTGGGGCTGGTGGGCTTGTTGACTTTGCTTTTTGTCTACAACCGTAAATATAAGTAGTCAATGTTTAGAAGGATCTGAACGACTTATCGGTTATACCTCTTCTGCGGCAGGCTGTCTGACTAAAGTCAGAGCAGTCTGCGGCAGGAGGGGTATATTTATATATCAGAATTGAAAACAGGTATGACGGAGATGTTTTCGGAGGTGAAGATTGAAAACATTACAGGTTTTGCTGAAACCGGTATCATCAGCATGTGATATTAAATGTACTTATTGTTTTTATAGGGATGAGGCAGCTCACAGAAAAACAGAGAACGCAGGATATATGAAGAGAGAGGTAGCTTTGGCGGTGATTGAGAAAGCTCTGGAATTTGCGGATACTTGCACGTTTGCGTTCCAGGGCGGGGAACCTACGCTAGCTGGCCTGGATTTTTACCGAGAATTTGTGGAGTTGGTAAATACCCGAAAAGGGCGGGAACAGCAGATATATTACTCTATTCAGACAAATGCCTGCCGTTTGGATGAAAGTTGGGTTGGTTTCCTTAGAGAAAATCATTTTTTAGTCGGAGTTTCCCTGGATGGGGTTCGAAACACTCATGATGCCAATCGCAAGGACAGCGGCGGAGAGGGAACTTTTCACTCCGTATTTGAAAATGTGAGGAAGCTACAGCGGATGCAGGTACCATTTCATGTACTGTGTGTTCTGAACAGGCAGACGGCAGAACGGGCGGAGGCTATTTACCGCTTCTTTTGCAGAAAAGGGTTTTGGTATCAGCAGTATATTCCGTGCTTAGACTCTATTGGAGATGTCAGAGGAGAGCAGGAATATTCTTTGGGGCCGAAATTGTATGCGCAGGCTATGAAAAAGCTTTTTGATTTATGGTTTGAAGATCAGAGAATGGGAAAACCTATCTATATACGGCAGTTTTCCAACTATTTAGACATACTTAGAGGGGAACAGCCGGAAGCCTGCGCCATGTACGGCAGATGTAGCCTTCAGAATGTGATTGAGGCGGATGGAAGTGTATATCCTTGTGATTTTTATGCGCTGGACGAGTATTATATGGGAAACATTCTGGAGACGGATTTTGCCAGGTTACGAGAGGAAGCGCAGGAGGAACGACCAGGGAGCTTTTTTGAGTCGGCTGACCGGAGAGACGAACGCTGCGGAAGGTGCAGATGGTATCCTCTGTGCAGAGGCGGATGCAGAAGAGACTGTGTGGATGAGGGGGAGAGGCGGAGAAATTATTATTGTGAGGCATACCAGGAATTTTTCGAATATGCTGTTGAACGACTGGAATGGCTGGTCTCAAGAATGGGAAAGAGATAATCAGGAGACGCAGATGCGTCTCCTGAATTTCGTTTTAAAAGGCTTTCCCATTATCTGGCTGTAGCTGAGGAAAGGGTAGGGAGATAAGGACGGCCAGCTATGAGCTTTTCCCCGTCTGTGAATTTCTCAGGGCGGCCTTTGAGGGATTCAATAAGATGGCCGCGCAGAATACGTACTCGTTCCCGGCAGTCGGAATCTTTGATACGGTCTCTGAGTTCGTGAGGATCGTTTTCCAGGCAGAAATATTGTTCCTGTCCGGTTTGCGAATGCCAGATGTACTTGTCAGTTTCGGTGACGATCCAGTGATTGGAAAAGTCCCCATAGGAATGCTCTCCGTGAAGCCATGTACGTATGGAATTTTTGGGATTTTCTGTGAGCGTCAGTAGGTTGAAACCGTCCACGGTATCTGGAATCTCTCTCCCCGCAATGGACAAAAGAGTGGGCATTACATCTCTCAGTTCCGTCACTGCATGGCAGGTCTCAGAGGCTTTCAGCAGGGGAAGGACATTTTTGCCGGCGCTGATAATCAGCGGGATACGGCAGCTGCCCTCATAGGGCCGGGATTTGCGGAACATATGGTGGTCGCAAAGTTCTTCTCCGTGATCTGCGGTGAAGAGAATAACTGAGTCGTCATATAACTCTTGTTCAACCAGTGCCATGATGAGGCGGCCGATCTGGTGGTCCAGGTGAGTAATGCAGGCATAGTAGCCGATCTGGGCTTCACGGACCAGTTCAGGATCGAGAGGCCCGGTCTTAGAGTCGAAAATGCGGCCGTCTCGTTTCAAAAATTCATCTGTCTCCCAATCCCCCACAAAAGGAGGCTGCAGCGCTTTGCTTTTGTACAGGTCGAAGTAATACTGGGGCGCGTCAAATGGGGGATGAGGACGGAGATAGGAAGCCATCAGGAAAAACGGCTGACGGGGGTCTCTTCTCCTCAGGAAATCCAGGCTGCGCTCGGTCACCCAGTTGGTGGGGTGATACTTTTCTTCATGCATCCAGGGACGTGCCAGATAACTGTTGCAGTCGATTCCGGTGTCTGTCACATCCGTGGTCACGCCCAGCTCCTGTTTGAGCCAGTAAAAATAATCGTCTGCCACGAATTGAGATTCCCGGTAGGGAACGCTTCCATATCTGGCGGCGTGAAGATAACCGTCATGGAGCTCCACATTGTGAAAGCCCAGATAATTTCTAAGAGGGTGTACGTGCATTTTCCCTACACATTGGGTATAATATCCTGCTTTGGAGAGTTCTCCCGCCAGAGTGTGAGAGTAATTCCAGGGAATATTGTCTTCATAGCCCACACGGCCATGGTGGGACTGCTCCATTCCGGTATGCAGAGCGGCCCTGGCGGCGATGCAGCTGGGGCAGGCGCTGTAAGCACGGTCAAAAGATACGCCTTTGGCGGCCAGAGTATCCAGATAAGGGGTCTTTACGTCTGGATGACCGGCATACCCCAGACAATCTCCTCGAAGCTGGTCTGTCATAATTAAAATGATATTTGGCTGTTTCATATACGTTATCTCCTTGTTTTAATGATAAGAAATCGTGATGCAGCGGTCAGGTATTTCAAAGAGGGCTTGACTGTTTTGGGTGACTTTAAAGATGAGGAGAGTCAAAAAAACGTTCCTGCTTTCGGTCTGCGATAGCCTTTATGGAAGAGGCATATTCCGACGGAGTCATTCCAGTTACCTTTTTAAACTGTCTTGAAAAGTAATGGATGGAAGCATAGCCGAGTTTTTCTGAGATCTGGGTGAAATTCATCTGTTCACTGCGAATCAGCTGTTTGGCAGTGTCAATCTTCATTCTGGAAAAGTATTCGATAATACCAAGACCAGTTTTTCTCTGAAAAATTTTTTGGAGTTGTGACCGACCAATTAGA
Proteins encoded in this window:
- a CDS encoding carbohydrate ABC transporter permease, which codes for MNRKRSQGRFVFGCVAPAVILVILFMFIPTVNVFRMSLFRMGGITNKKEFVGMQNFKTLLGDRNFLEAMQNSIVIIVMVTICTIFLAVLFAALLSRGNFKGKNIFRVIFYIPNILSIVVIAGIFGAIYDPSNGLLNTFLRAIHLDGLAHQWMGDPKIVLYSVIFALVWQAIGYYMVMYMASMAAIPEDLYEAASLDGSTEIQTFFKVTLPLIWTNIRTTLTFYIISTINLSFLFVQIMTNGGPNGKTEVFLNYMYKQAYGAGVYGYGMAIGVVVFIFSFALAAIVNRITDREVLEF
- a CDS encoding carbohydrate ABC transporter permease: MKKNNASRILYKVFIYVALLALAISIIVPVAWVFMASVKKNAEFIGADVNPWALPKQFFYQNFIVAFRDAQMGEFFLNSVLVTATALILLLIIALPASYALSRFEFKGRKILNLAFMAGLFINVNYIVVPIFLMLSDANRMFHVEIFLDNRFLLALIYASTHLPFTIYLLSSYFRTLPKGFEEAAYIDGCGYFKTMTKIMIPMAKPSIITVILFSFLAFWNEYIIAYTLMDEHGTLAMGLKNLMAVERTATNYGIMYAGLVVVMLPVLILYICVQKQLTEGMTLGGLKG
- a CDS encoding DUF6903 family protein; the protein is MNPVIRNVIMLVVFVVCLALVLVGQKNISATGLAMELVGLVGLLTLLFVYNRKYK
- a CDS encoding anaerobic sulfatase maturase — its product is MKTLQVLLKPVSSACDIKCTYCFYRDEAAHRKTENAGYMKREVALAVIEKALEFADTCTFAFQGGEPTLAGLDFYREFVELVNTRKGREQQIYYSIQTNACRLDESWVGFLRENHFLVGVSLDGVRNTHDANRKDSGGEGTFHSVFENVRKLQRMQVPFHVLCVLNRQTAERAEAIYRFFCRKGFWYQQYIPCLDSIGDVRGEQEYSLGPKLYAQAMKKLFDLWFEDQRMGKPIYIRQFSNYLDILRGEQPEACAMYGRCSLQNVIEADGSVYPCDFYALDEYYMGNILETDFARLREEAQEERPGSFFESADRRDERCGRCRWYPLCRGGCRRDCVDEGERRRNYYCEAYQEFFEYAVERLEWLVSRMGKR
- a CDS encoding arylsulfatase is translated as MKQPNIILIMTDQLRGDCLGYAGHPDVKTPYLDTLAAKGVSFDRAYSACPSCIAARAALHTGMEQSHHGRVGYEDNIPWNYSHTLAGELSKAGYYTQCVGKMHVHPLRNYLGFHNVELHDGYLHAARYGSVPYRESQFVADDYFYWLKQELGVTTDVTDTGIDCNSYLARPWMHEEKYHPTNWVTERSLDFLRRRDPRQPFFLMASYLRPHPPFDAPQYYFDLYKSKALQPPFVGDWETDEFLKRDGRIFDSKTGPLDPELVREAQIGYYACITHLDHQIGRLIMALVEQELYDDSVILFTADHGEELCDHHMFRKSRPYEGSCRIPLIISAGKNVLPLLKASETCHAVTELRDVMPTLLSIAGREIPDTVDGFNLLTLTENPKNSIRTWLHGEHSYGDFSNHWIVTETDKYIWHSQTGQEQYFCLENDPHELRDRIKDSDCRERVRILRGHLIESLKGRPEKFTDGEKLIAGRPYLPTLSSATAR